Sequence from the Ooceraea biroi isolate clonal line C1 chromosome 2, Obir_v5.4, whole genome shotgun sequence genome:
TCTTCGGACAGGATATAGGACATAACATTTCCCTCCAACTTCCTGTCACCTCGcgttttcagaaaaatcaagGTGGACGGGTGGTCtgatacaccctgtatatttacctaataatataacatacgttataatacaataatataacgtatacTCGTATACGATATACACGTGTGTCTTCTCGCGTATATTTTATGTCGTGTGTcgtaaatacaaataaatgaaTACAGTTTCCCTTCAGAAACTACTACtcatttatttgaaagaattgagatgcgcgataaaaaatatcacgtCGCGAAAATTGTATATCGTATCAGTGtctaattttctatttcttgtCTGTTTAGTTTCACCAAGTTCCAGTTCATTTGGATCATCGAAAACCCGGCACAATTCGGCTCTTCACAATTGAATTAACTATAAAACAAACTCCTTTAATCAACCAAACTGGGAATTTATTAGTGTAAAatcacgacgtttcgaccacaaatttggtccttctcaagtgaatgaacaataataaaaataaattgtaacagGGTCATTATTCCGTTTGTCAAAGGTTTTAGTCAAGAGATTAGTAGAATATTTAGGCGTTGTGGGATGAGAGTTGTTCACACCGTCAATAAAAAACTGGATTGTATCATTAAGTTAGGCAAAGACACTCTCAATAATGGAAGCAAAACAAATATTgtttatcaagagacacgatagtgtctcgcgccaagtatacgcgcagcgcgagaccgcatcgtgactcttttacgggAGTACGCAAGCTGCGAGTACCCgagattatcagatctcaataAGGGCCGAATTGATCAAGTTCTGAGTAGGCTAATTCGATAGCTTGTGTGCGATTTGCATAATAAAAgtgcgttaattatttttctatgtgCCCTAGGAGCGGAGATATTACAACCCAAAGTTCAAATTCcgaaatttacatgtaaaaaacGTCGTCGTGGCCGTCATAGTCGACCACGAAAATCTTGTACAGTTCATACTTCTGCCGCGAGAAAGCGCTAGCGATATATCTAGAATAGAGTGGGTAAAAGGAGAGTGTCGCCAATATACATGCCTAATGCTGATTGGCTCCGCCATTTATAGACAATTTCCGGTTAGCCGTCAATAGGTATTAGGTGAACGTAGTTGTGTAAGTGTACATTTAAAGTAGTAGTGACGTTTTAATtatagacatagtaagaatagaccgagcgtgttctctacttggcagtgaatcacaggtagaaaaagagagaaagtagGCGAAGGATtgctcgcgcgctctctctctctctctctcccaccctccctctctcctaccctccctccctctctccctccctctccctcccctccctctctctctccctccctccctctctctaaggaaagaagagtgggagtaagagcggagagtggggaagacacgaacagagagagaaagagatcctccacctactttccgtccttttctagatgtgcttcacgttttgcgcttcacgctcggtctattcttactatgtctatggtTTTAATATCGTTTTACTTTGTCTGACAATGGCGACTTCCGGTAAATTGGCGACACTCTCCTTTTACCCACTCTAATCTAGAATCTAGATACTGTGtagtttattatacaaaacaggtcttattttaatatttttactatatagggtatctcactctatcttatttttattatacagggtgtcgacttttgattataatatatagggtgtccgattttaattaatcaacccgaaaacttgtatttgtgattcgAGAAAAAGTTAACACGATAaaataaacgttatttattccgatgattaaaatgtgaaaataaaatctgctaagctatattaattcgctttcttcttttaccTTCTTATcacttaattatattataacatacaggtctcattttaaaatatgtcacactatcttattatattatacagggtgtcgacttttgattataatatatagggtgttcgATTTTACTTGaccaacccgaaaaacttgtatctctgtttcgagaaaaatttgacacgataaagtaaacgtcatttattccgatgattaaaatgtgaaaatgaaatctgctaatctatattaattcgctttcctcttttacctTCCTTATTAGTCAAAACCCTTTCCTTTCGTTCAAAGTTAATATACAAGTtgtctcattttaattatagtatatagagtatctcactttatcttattatattatactgggtgtcgactttggattataatatatagggtgtccgataaataatatcatcaaacATAAACGCCGATTTTAgataattcaaaatttattatctttgttctttttataatttatattctaattatGGCAGATAACAGAGATAGTGGtgcgatttttaaaaatatataatcatgCTAGGTACGATCATTTTTAATgtcgcaaaataaatattctgctTTGGAAACTGTAGCGTCCTCACCTCCGATTTGGCTAAAACTCACcaatattgtgtattttgacgcgtagaAACCgaatataaaagttaaaatcgtcgctctGCCTTGCAAAGCGAGATATTTATCGTTAAAGTTGCAGACTGTTCAGCTTAGAAGATCTGTCATATTGACGACATATTGTGATGTGAGCATGCGCCGTGCATGCATCGTGAGAACGACAGCGCGAAATTTGAACTTATAGACTGTTCTGCTAGGACAGTCAAAACCCATGCGAAATTGTACAAATGATTTAATAGAGAGCGCGTGAGCGGGGGAGGGACTCCGCCCCTCCCCCTGTACCCCCACCCCaaaaaacctaacctaacccaacccgaATTAATTCTACGGATGAGGTGGAAATTTCGTACTTTTTACGCGAATCGAGGTCCACCTTCATCCGTAGAATtaggttgggttaggttagtttcTTTTGGGGTGGAGGTACAGGGGGTGAGGCGGAGTCCCTCCTCCTCCCACGCGTTCTCTGTAACATTATTTGTACAATTCCATATTGATTGAATATATGTgtacgtaaaatataatttaagagGAGTGggataaagtaaaaatttaccataaattgatatatataaataatataaataaactgtattaaaatatagaaataaatatatatatatatatatatatatatacatgcattaCACGGGCTAGATTTTTAATCCAGTAAGGTGTTTTAGCATTTACAATTAAGTGTAGTACATGTGGTAATGagattgatataaataaagaaacattaatGTACCAATGTAGAAGACGATACTATGTAAAAATGTACACAAATACGTGTCTCTAAGCAGTGCTGGTACTTGGTTCATCAGATGTCTCTGGCTGGTCCTCAGAAGTGGATGTTGGAGGATATAGTTCTGCGATGACCCCAAAGAAGATTTCTATGCGTTCCAAGCGGCTATAGGCGCATTTGAAGAGATATTCGCACAAATATCCAAGGACGTGATTTTCTCTGGTTCCGTACCTTGGAATATTTCCGCGAACCTCTCTCCAAACGCGCTCTATATGTTGTGTATGCGCACCTGTaaatttaaagattttattagaaCAACACACAAAGTAACAATggtttattgtaatatatagtaCTAATTTTATACGTTTCTCACCACTGTCAGGATCGACGAAGTTGTAGGAGTGGTTAACTGTCAGATGTTGGAAGCCGTCATTGTTTAAACAACTATATGACTTCCAACAATCTGACACGATGGTGGTTCCTGGCAATATCCACTCCTTAATACACGCCAGGAGTGTCTCTTCGGTTCGATCCTGTACGAACGATAAAAATCTTCTTGGTGTCTCGCTCGTATCCTCCGAAAATCCAAAGACCTTTGATAAGCCGACCAcgattgtattttctttttccaatttttgcCTCGTCGATTTCCACTATGCGTCCTGGGCCACCAAGTTTTTCGGAATGCTTCTCAGCCCAGAACACACAAACCtacaagaagaaataatattaatattttgtttcatattttttgaagtatatacagtatataaaggtatgttaaaatataattacctcTCGGTAAAAATTAAACCAATCCAATCGTAGTTGACGAAATGCCAGTTTCATCTTGTGTGTCATCTTGACGTGGCTGTCTCAACATCAAAAAACATACTACAATTTTGCATGTTGTAGCCACGTCAAGATGATTTTTGTTGAACCAAGTACCTTTTTGGTACTTCTCTTGAAGTCGCACTGCTTCGGTACACGTTTCTtgtgtacattttttatatagtaCCGTCTTCTACATTGGTACattaatgtttctttatttatatcaatctCATTACCACATATACTACACTTCATTGTAGATGCCAAAACACCGTGCTGAATTAAAAAATCCACTAACTTTGTGTGGCAATATGTCAAGTGGCCAAATTCTATAAACCCGAACATTGTGTATCGTTTCGCGactaacaataataacattattgcacttcatttgttttatttcgtTAAGTTTAAATTTCGTGCTCTCTACGTACCTAAGACGCATGCGCATGTGGTCGCAGAGCATGTGATGTCGCTACGGTGCCATGTCGGTTCGTCGAAATGACAGATTTCATAACCTCTTAGACCTGTCAACTTTAACGATAAATATCTTGCTTTGCAAGGCAGAACGATTTTAACTTTCATATTCGATTtctacgcgtcaaaatacacaatattgGTGAGTTTTAGCCAAATCGGAGGTGAGGACgctaaactaaataattaccctcCGTTCTTTATGGTAACATTTCGCAACCTGCTAATAGTTTATTAATCGATAGATCGATGGATCGATGGATCGATAGATTGAGAGTTCGGTATAtcgatagatagatagatcgATAGATCGATAGATAGAGAGTTCGGTATATCGATAGATCGAGAGTTCGGTAGATCGATAGATCGATAGATCGATAGAGCGAGAGTTCGGTATATCAAGAGTATGGTATATCGATAGATCGATAGTTCGAGAGATCGATAGATCGAGAGTTCGGTATATCGATAGATCGATAGTTCGATAGATCGAAAGTATCGAAAGTATCGAAATATCGTTATTTCGatatatcaagagacacggtagtgtctcgcgccaagtatatgcgcagcAAGGACCGACCGTGTATCattacgcgacgcgacgttttcAGAGACGCTTCGATTATCGGATCTCAGTAACGATTGatccgatcaacttctaagtaggctcaatggatagcttgtgGTTGATTTATgcaataaaagtgttttcatttctcttctacgtgccctacgagcggagatattgcgatgcaaagtctgaaattggcaaattttcgattaagaaacgtcatcatcatcaacgtcgtttgtacagttcgttcttctCATCGAGgtggcagcagctccgtttcCTCGCGTGCGCCAGATAACATGTACGTATACCGACCGGTGaagatgctgttggtatatccgtgtgactcacacataacgatcatgtagaggctctacattaaaaaactctaacttatcgaaccgaccgtcatgtgtaagtcacacggatatacggacagcatctccgccggtcggtgtacgacgcgatgtagtgcaagaagttggagtgagaaaagatatatttgcgagagaacgagggagtgagagagcgagagagcgagtgaatgagagagcgagagggcgagtgagtgagagagcgagagggcgagtgagtgagaggaccacgtcgacgacgacgacgacgacgatgacgacgacgaggaggagctCAAAGCAATACCAGCTTCAGCGTTTGAACAGTGTTTTGAGGATTTGAGCGTTGGCACATGTGTATTGCTTCCGATGGAACCTATTTTGAAGGtgacaaaatcaatattgaagaataaataagtaatttgtgttttattacCTAATTCCGgatactttttttacagaatCTATATTTATGTGGTAAGGAGATAAGTCAACCAGAATGTATCAatgaaatgaaacaatttgTCGACGATCACTGGCAATTTATTTAAGTGTCACACACGGCGACGTTTCGACCTCAAATcgggtccttatcaagtgtaaAAAAGTCGATCtctaaaattaatagaaataattaagtgtatacaatataaaaaatataaaaataacaatattaaattggACTTACTAGCAGAGAAAGACTTAAGAACATTCACAAGGAAACAAAGATCCAACAACAAAGAGACACGTCCGCAATCGGTGGCAGCCAACAAGAAAGTGGAATTCTCaagtaattatttctattaattttagaGATCGACTTTTttacacttgataaggactcGATTTGAGGTCGAAACGTCGCCGTGTGTGacacttttaaataaattgccaGTGATCGTcgacaaattgttttattttatgtatatttatatttatttattaaacgaaataaaaaacaacgggggtaaactcttttttcttgcataattgacttctgtgcataaatatacttaatataattttatattttataaacatgtaagttaatacttttaaaaaccttgactgacaggactatggctttcatctcctcatatattataaaaacaaataacatacttcacactacataatgtgtgaaatcacaacaaaattacatttttaaaaaaggtacaaaaaagcgccaagtatacgcgcttgaagttctttcaaaaaaggactctacaaaactaatgatatgaacaaattacgccaactacaatgggtatttatgcaaaccagaaaatctattactttgttattactctttggccgatattcattgttgattctgatttaacaccatcttaagtacaatcataagatatttgaaaccaatcacacagtcgtattagtatcttaagacattacttcagatcgtctgaaaataagaacggactatgaatactagcctttgatattcaaaaataaaggacataataatattaagcagatatttttatacgaataaatattttaatacatagaaatatatttattaatacaaataagtgtttttttttcaaaatacttggcgctgctaaaccgaatcaaaaattgttttaatttaatgtttaatgttaaataataatgaaactgcAAAAGCTACTGCGAAAACACCGCAATCACTACTATTGGGTTGACTTTGCACAGTAGGAAATTTGACAGGATACTTGATAAAGTCATGTGttgagaataattttgttaagaaTTGTTTATGATGtacatgtaacattttattatttaaagaatcgtaaataaatatgttttttatatcataataacTACATACTCAATGTCCTCCTCCCAGCGAACTATGTAGTATCTGGATATGCCTTCTATTTCTCGATATGGGTTTTATTGAATCAAGATGCTGTATTGGCATTGTATCAACAGGTCTATAATCTGAACAACTTTGTAAAAGTCgttggaaattatttatatgtatattgctaAGCCATTCGTCTCtggtaattatatctttttctgcAGGCATCAAAATAACGTCCCTTGTTTTTAGacattttaaattcttttacaaaGTTTTTTGCAAATGTACAACACTTTATGCTCTCAGCAGCCTTGTATGGACACAAAGCGACCTCGTATGGGCGCAAAGCAGCCTTaccttaaataaataaaaaataaaattaaaaaaatgaggCAGAAAAGAATagagataaagagaagaaaagggaatgtatacagaaagaaagagagaggagagaaagaaagagtaaataaaatgaaatgtaaatatagaaagaaagggataatggaaaaagagaaagaaaatagagagaaaaatagaaagaaaaaagacttATAAGTAATATCTTGTTGATCGACACAACTGGCAAGTTCTTATTAGATTTTCTTTGTatgatttttctatttaattttaatttaaattgtaatctTTGTGACAAAGTCACGCGCATCCTGCGCCATTGCAGACCGCGAAGCGAGCGCGACGCCACTGCAGGTCGCGGAAGAGCCGCCGAATTCCGCTTCCCCACCGCAACATCACTCGCACCGCAAAGCGAGCCGCCGATTCCGCTTCCCCACCGCAACGACCCCCCGCACCACGGCATCTGGCCCCGCGCCACCGACCGGGGCAGTATACGAGGtctataaataaagtaatgagACTGGTACCAGACCGCACGAATTGGTAACACTGCGCGTCTCCGCGCCACAGTCGGCGCACTTCAACATCTTATGTAGCTTCAGCGTGAGTGGCGAGGCGCTCGTGTCAACAGGTGGATTGTGAGAGCTTTTTTTGCAAAGTGATTTTTGTTGCTGCGTCACTATAATGAGCGAGCGGAATTACGAGCAACGGTGTGCGATCAAGTTCTGTTTGAAACTTGGCTACAACGCGACTAAGACTCTGGCAAAACTCCAACAGGCCTACGGTGATGCTGCTTTGTCAAGAGCCCAGGTGTTCAAGTGGTTCAAGGTATTTTCCGAAGGTCGAGAATCAGTTGAAGATGAGTCTCGGTCTGGAAAGCCATCAACGTCGAGAAATGACGAAAATGTGAAACGAATTCGAGATCTTGTGCGGTCTGACCGTCGGTTAACTGTCAGATTAATCGCAGACGAGCTGAATTTGAACCACACGACCGTCCATGAAATTCTGATCAACGAACTGgggatgaaaaaaatttgtgCAAAAATGGTACCCAAAATTCTCACTCCTCagcaaaaagaaaacagaaaagaagTGTGCCGCGATCTTTTGGAGCGGATTGAAAATGATCcagattttttcacaaatgtGATCACAAGCGACGAGACGTGGGTCTTTGAGTACGATCCCAAAACCAAAAGACAAAGTGAAGAGTGACACACTGCAAACTCACCACGGCAGAAAAAAGCGAGAATGAGCAAATCAAGAATCAAAACCATGCTCATTTGCTTTTTTGACAGTAGAGGAGTCGTCCATAAGGAATTCGTGTCTCAAGGGCAAACGGTTAACCAACATTTGTACCGTGAAATTCTGGAGAGGTTGCGAAAACGGGTTGCTCGCGTGCGGTCGGACATCAAAGACACCTGGATGCTGCATCACGACAATGCGCCATGTCACACAGCGCTTTCGATTACGGAGTTTTTGGCACGGAAAAACATTCCTGTCATCCCCCAGCCCCCGTATTCGCCTGACCTGAATCTCtgtgacttctttctcttcccgaGATTGAAAACTCATCTCAAAGGACATCACTTTGATCGACCGAAAACGTAAAAGCGGCTGTAACCGACCAGCTGAAGGCCATTTAGGTTTCTGAGTTCCAGCACTGCTATGAAAATTGGAATCAACGTCTCAGGCGCTGCGTGGCTTCCCAAGGGAGCTTCCCTTGGGAACTATTTTGAAGGAGACAGAGTTAAATTAtagttaaattataaataaaagttcaTCTCGAAAAAGTCTCATTACTTTATTTACAGACCTCGTATAAACGCGACGAACGCGGAGACCAGCACCATTCCCTGGCCAGAGTTCTCCGACTCTGGCCTTCCGAGCCCGCATATTGAGCGGCAACCGATCCTGCAATTCCTTACCGCAAGCCCGCGTACTGAGCGGCACTCCACCGCAAACCCGCGTATTGAGCGGAACTCCTAGTTATAAGTCCGCGTATTCCGTCGTTAGCTATAAGTCCGCATACTCCGCTGCTAGTCCTAAGTCCGCGTAGTCCGTCGTTAGCTATACGTCAGACGCCCAATCTGTATCGTTAGGCATGAAACCTGAATAAATCTGTGTTCTATATATCAACCGAGGCTATTCACTCACCTATCCGCCCTATCGCATAAGATTTCACCGACCCGGGTAACTCGCGAGCTATCCGTTGCACAGCGGTACGCTACAATGGCGCCCGAACAGGGACTTATGCAATAGAGGTAGAAGAGTGATATGCCGAATAAGCGCACCGACACGGGCTGGATACACCGACTTTCGAAGACCGAGATCCAGGCCGAATTAAATCAACGTGGATTGCCGACCGAGGGGACACGAGACGAGTTACGGGCCCAATTagttattttagaaaataactgTATTGCACTTGATAATGACCTGAACta
This genomic interval carries:
- the LOC105286005 gene encoding protein GVQW3, with the translated sequence MSERNYEQRCAIKFCLKLGYNATKTLAKLQQAYGDAALSRAQVFKWFKVFSEGRESVEDESRSGKPSTSRNDENVKRIRDLVRSDRRLTVRLIADELNLNHTTVHEILINELGMKKICAKMVPKILTPQQKENRKEVCRDLLERIENDPDFFTNVITSDETWVFEYDPKTKRQSEE